A region from the Deltaproteobacteria bacterium genome encodes:
- a CDS encoding adenosine-specific kinase, which yields MELKSVKLEFPEGANIIVGQTHFIKTVEDLYEVMVSALPKSRFGIAFCEASGACLIRVEGNDEALRKVAQQNAQAIGAGHTFVLVLLDAYPINVLNAIKNCPEVCSIFCATANPVEVIIAESAQGRGILGVIDGFSPKGVEGPEGVQWRKELLRKIGYKIS from the coding sequence ATGGAGCTCAAAAGCGTAAAATTGGAATTTCCGGAAGGAGCGAACATTATTGTCGGCCAGACCCATTTCATCAAGACCGTCGAAGACCTTTACGAGGTCATGGTCAGCGCCTTGCCAAAGTCACGCTTCGGCATCGCCTTCTGTGAAGCTTCCGGGGCCTGCCTGATCCGCGTGGAGGGAAATGATGAGGCGTTGAGAAAAGTAGCCCAGCAGAATGCCCAGGCCATTGGCGCTGGCCATACCTTTGTGCTGGTTCTCCTCGATGCCTACCCGATCAACGTCCTCAACGCCATTAAAAACTGTCCGGAAGTTTGTTCCATCTTTTGCGCAACAGCCAACCCAGTGGAAGTCATTATCGCCGAATCCGCGCAGGGACGAGGAATTCTTGGCGTGATTGATGGCTTCTCGCCCAAGGGGGTAGAAGGCCCAGAGGGGGTCCAGTGGCGAAAAGAACTCTTACGCAAGATCGGCTATAAAATTTCCTAA